Proteins from a single region of Megalopta genalis isolate 19385.01 chromosome 3, iyMegGena1_principal, whole genome shotgun sequence:
- the LOC117229579 gene encoding histone lysine acetyltransferase CREBBP isoform X5 — MADHLVDGPPPSKRPKLADPFQGTSDSAVGMAPVMMNHAYTNYGGGGSGNMQQMQGPPQQLHLQQHQLQPHWNNHTVQKRNYITNTDMFDLENDLPDDLLSSGSWGSATESAKPPATGPGPGQQNGALDSELRQHVQQQQLSHHLIQQQGNKMVANSLVMAAGTLGNKSPNMQSPPNVSVSKVVDPQMVVSLGNLPSSIASSLANNQMSIANSMGGLQSSMSMAASSNPAMSMPGMNSGLVMTSSASGNNNMGGMAGGSLIVTNSLNKQPLNAGTMMGPNTQGIHHPSGPHGVGQMQNGPGIMNTRAVAMQQQQQAHMVSATRGQSPHQQVHQVGIVGTGQGGPRMQAPPNMANMPNMGQISGSSPYGYAPPSSGPGPVTVCTNSPVGVVTPLQKGVGTNMTAMQAANRFGGTTGPIGSATVVGGQEGTMAQQTQPPAPSPAQTQAGAPTGIQLGSQQPSQGQISGIGAPTGATKSTADPEKRKLIQQQLVLLLHAHKCQRRENQANNGDVRHCTLPDCKTMKNVLNHMTACQAGKTCTVPHCSSSRQIISHWKHCNRNDCPVCLPLKQANKNKTTNAAAASTSQPNSQPNPSPTEVKRAYDALGIQCPTTTPALVPGQCVTRRIPAQGMQGATGTMGNVRLVQPPSQTAPGQSVVGAGQQVVAPNVSLPLNSDPNTVGVAGNQATSTSGATPIAAAAPANIPQSVNVHQLFGLNDSGQLSVAAENRLASPQLPVGAQQSQVTATPMQETKDWHLTVTPDLRNHLVHKLVQAIFPTPDPNAMLDKRMHNLVSYARKVEGDMYEMANSRSEYYHLLAEKIYKIQKELEEKRQKRKEQQQQQQLQAQQQQQQQQQPQPGSAGAAGPGLRPSCAPPVVGTVPQSRPVGTVTPNLRSQSPSMAQLGTLPAINIPHTRMPFPQQQQVQQQQAQQQQQQQVQVQAQTNVQAQAQAQAQAQAQAQVQAQVQQQMQQQQQQQQQQQQQQQQQQQQQQQQQQQQQGILVGPPGPSPNGQSTSNPNVVPNPGLSPFGQPQLSQANLTTTTTSATTSQFPTSNGTSGLPNSSPVQNQHQFPDIMKVRLTQAQVIAHQHQQQQQQQQLQQSQQPAQPQPQQQQSQSQPQQPTSTSNQSGASTLMPQAPSPFSVTMQPQSNQQQTQQQFSNSRPLSVSTPSDSGISTSTPQTIPPPVSSGPSPGPATTSNGPQSTTSTPNTPLVPSLMTPNQTVSSANQTPPHPGTTPSPAGLASLGKGMTSQERAALNAPRASSRSSQMAAIASALDRDNSPSPPMNNNKGKLDSIKEENMKMEIEQDDGSDGHRMDGGKSVNNEVPIKSEIKTEPMEEGPGEGIVKEEASGIKEEPMTPMSGQDATAPDIKPMVPEPIQPSGTSADKKRLCLFKPDELRQALMPTLEKLYRQDPESIPFRQPVDPQALGIPDYFDIVKKPMDLSTIKRKLDTGQYSDPWEYVDDVWMMFDNAWLYNRKTSRVYRYCTKLSEVFEQEIDPVMQALGYCCGRKYTFNPQVLCCYGKQLCTIPRDAKYYSYQNRYTFCQKCFNDIPGDTVTLGDDPTQPQTAIKKEQFQEMKNDHLELEPFVVCTDCGRKVHQICVLHMESIWPLGFTCDNCLKKKGQKRKENKFNAKRLPVTKLGTYIETRVNNFLKKKEAGAGEVAIRVVASSDKVVEVKPGMRSRFVENGDMPGEFPYRAKALFAFEEVDGTDVCFFGMHVQEYGSECTPPNTRRVYIAYLDSVHFFRPRQFRTAVYHEILLGYLDYAKQLGYTMAHIWACPPSEGDDYIFHCHPQEQKIPKPKRLQEWYKKMLDKGMVERIVLDYKDILKQAMEDKLSSAADLPYFEGDFWPNVLEESIKELDQEEEEKRKQAEAAEAAAANAIFSMSEDSETGPDGKKKGQKKAKKSNKSKANQRKNSKKSNTPQTGNDLSAKIFATMEKHKEVFFVIRLHSAQSAASLAPIQDPDPVINCDLMDGRDAFLTMARERHYEFSSLRRAKFSSMSMLYELHNQGQDKFVYTCNNCKSHVETRYHCTVCDDFDLCISCKEKDGHPHHMEKLGLDLDDGSSPADAKQANPQEARKLSIQRCIQSLVHACQCRDANCRLPSCQKMKRVVTHTKICKRKTNGGCPICKQLIALCCYHAKHCQETKCLVPFCSNIKHKLKQQQLQQRLQQAQLLRRRMAVMNTRPTGPVGAMQSGQQTSNVTMPTGVAMKPGVSPTNLPSPHQAGIGLKPGTQTPPAHVLQVVKQVQEEAARQQAPHVNYGKVTPGGGVGVGVGVGGQTGGVMPPPQMQRPMPVQMPNPGGTHLIPMDQWTPSRYQPNAVMQQSPGLRQQTPQQLMQQQQQHQGQPVLGMGGQMPRQPGIIGAPVSQVGSQAQNTAMHKQVLQQLMQTLKNPHTPEQQNQILQILKSNPPIMAAFIKQRALALQQQSGGQYGGGVAGPLGPNQPQQQPSLQHMMSQQQHQQQQQQQQQHQQQQQQQQGRMQIQAMLNQQQQQQQQQQQQPVQQQPQWYKQQMLVMQRQQQAQQQQQQQQQQQQQQQQQQQPFTQPPAPPYGQQRPIRPSLLGYGGFSEQGYGQPGLKPTPPPIPSPQGVMGPPGISVQQQLMQSVRSPPPIRSPQPNPSPRAVPSPRNQPVPSPRSGPVPSPHHHPPHGTPTHSPAHELGGPSEMMLSQLNGGTGAPTGHPGAMPHHPSPAPPPTSGADSSEVTPMTPQDQLSKFVEGL, encoded by the exons ATGGCCGACCACCTGGTGGACGGCCCACCGCCGAGCAAGCGGCCGAAGCTTGCAGATCCTTTTCAAGGAACCTCCGACTCCGCGG TGGGTATGGCGCCTGTAATGATGAACCATGCTTATACAAACTACGGGGGAGGTGGCAGTGGTAACATGCAACAAATGCAGGGCCCGCCACAACAGCTACATCTGCAACAGCATCAGCTGCAGCCACATTGGAACAACCATACCGTCCAGAAAagaa ATTACATAACAAACACAGATATGTTTGATCTTGAAAATGATCTACCTGACGATCTGTTGTCATCTGGTTCCTGGGGGTCTGCGACTGAGAGTGCTAAACCACCAGCTACAGGACCAGGACCAGGGCAGCAAAATGGTGCCCTTGATTCAGAGCTTCGACAGcatgtacaacaacaacaactttcGCATCATTTAATACAACAACAA GGCAACAAGATGGTTGCTAATTCTTTAGTAATGGCTGCTGGAACTTTGGGTAACAAAAGTCCAAACATGCAATCTCCACCAAATGTTTCTGTCTCTAAAGTAGTTGATCCACAAATGGTTGTGAGTCTGGGAAATTTACCAAGTAGCATAGCCAGTTCTTTGGCAAACAATCAAATGTCTATTGCAAATTCTATGGGAGGTCTTCAATCATCAATGAGCATGGCTGCAAGTAGCAATCCAGCCATGTCAATGCCTGGAATGAATTCTGGCCTAGTTATGACCAGCAGTGCTAGTGGGAATAACAATATGGGTGGAATGGCAGGTGGAAGTTTAATTGTAACCAACAGTTTGAACAAACAACCTTTGAATGCT GGTACTATGATGGGCCCAAATACTCAAGGAATTCATCATCCTAGTGGACCACATGGTGTTGGTCAAATGCAAAATGGTCCTGGAATAATGAACACCAGAGCTGTTGCaatgcaacaacaacagcaagctCATATGGTTTCCGCGACTAGAGGACAGAGTCCGCATCAACAAGTGCATCAAGTCGGTATTGTTGGTACTGGTCAAGGTGGACCTCGAATGCAAGCTCCACCGAATATGGCAAATATGCCAAACATGGGACAAATTAGTGGATCAAGTCCTTACGGTTACG CACCTCCGAGCAGTGGGCCAGGACCTGTTACAGTATGTACGAATAGTCCTGTTGGAGTTGTTACGCCTCTACAGAAAGGGGTAGGAACGAATATGACTGCCATGCAAGCTGCAAACAGATTTGGAGGAACTACAGGTCCTATTGGTTCTGCTACCGTTGTGGGCGGCCAAGAAGGTACTATGGCACAACAGACTCAACCACCTGCTCCAAGCCCAGCTCAAACACAAGCGGGTGCGCCAACCGGGATACAACTTGGTTCGCAACAACCGTCTCAGGGCCAAATATCTGGTATCGGTGCTCCAACTG GTGCTACGAAGTCGACCGCCGATCCAGAAAAGCGAAAACTTATACAGCAGCAACTGGTTCTTCTGCTTCACGCGCATAAATGTCAACgacgcgagaatcaagcgaacAATGGCGATGTTCGTCACTGTACATTACCAGATTGCAAAACAATGAAAAATGTTCTGAACCACATGACTGCCTGTCAAGCAGGGAAGACTTGTACAGTGCCGCACTGTAGCTCCTCTAGGCAGATCATTAGTCATTGGAAACATTGTAATCGCAACGACTGTCCTGTGTGCTTACCGTTGAAGCAGgcgaacaagaacaaaacaacaaacgcCGCTGCCGCGTCCACATCACAACCAAATAGCCAACCAAATCCGAGTCCGACCGAGGTGAAAAGAGCATACGATGCTTTGGGTATACAGTGTCCGACCACGACACCCGCTTTGGTGCCTGGTCAGTGCGTCACAAGGAGAATACCGGCGCAAGGAATGCAAGGAGCGACCGGTACGATGGGAAATGTTAGACTTGTACAACCTCCATCTCAAACTGCTCCGGGTCAATCTGTGGTCGGCGCTGGACAGCAAGTGGTTGCACCAAATGTGTCCCTTCCTTTGAACTCCGACCCTAATACAGTGGGAGTCGCCGGTAATCAGGCTACGTCGACCAGCGGAGCTACACCTATTGCTGCAGCGGCTCCCGCAAATATACCGCAATCCGTGAATGTGCATCAGCTCTTCGGTTTGAACGATTCAGGACAGCTGAGCGTCGCAGCTGAAAATAGACTAGCTAGTCCCCAGCTTCCGGTTGGAGCCCAGCAGAGTCAAGTGACAGCGACACCGATGCAGGAGACGAAGGATTGGCATTTAACCGTGACTCCGGACCTTCGAAATCATCTTGTTCATAAATTGGTACAAGCCATATTTCCAACCCCGGATCCGAACGCCATGCTCGACAAGAGAATGCACAATCTGGTATCGTACGCGAGAAAAGTAGAAGGCGATATGTATGAAATGGCCAATTCCCGGTCAGAGTATTACCATTTGCTTGCCGAGAAGATCTATAAGATACAAAAAGAATTGGAAGAGAAACGACAGAAGCGGAAagagcaacagcagcaacaacagttGCAGGcccaacagcaacaacagcagcagcaacagcctCAACCGGGATCCGCCGGAGCGGCTGGCCCAGGTTTGAGGCCGTCGTGTGCTCCGCCTGTTGTCGGGACTGTTCCGCAGTCGCGACCGGTAGGAACTGTCACACCTAACTTACGTAGTCAATCACCTAGCATGGCTCAACTCGGAACTTTACCTGCGATAAATATTCCGCATACCAGAATGCCGTTTCCACAACAGCAACAGGTACAACAACAGCAAgcacaacagcagcagcaacaacaggtACAAGTTCAAGCCCAAACCAATGTCCAGGCTCAGGCTCAAGCACAAGCTCAGGCACAAGCTCAGGCTCAGGTTCAAGCTCAGGTGCAACAGCAAatgcaacaacagcaacagcagcaacaacaacaacaacaacagcagcagcagcagcaacaacaacagcagcaacagcagcagcaacagcagggAATTTTGGTTGGTCCGCCAGGCCCTAGTCCAAACGGACAATCAACCTCGAATCCCAACGTCGTTCCAAATCCTGGTCTGAGTCCTTTCGGGCAACCGCAATTGTCACAAGCGAATCTGACAACAACTACCACATCCGCAACAACTAGTCAATTTCCAACCTCGAACGGTACTTCCGGTTTACCTAACAGTTCTCCTGTACAGAATCAACACCAGTTCCCTGACATTATGAAGGTTCGGCTGACCCAAGCTCAGGTGATCGCTCACCagcaccaacaacaacaacagcagcaacagttGCAGCAATCTCAGCAGCCGGCTCAACCGCAACCGCAGCAACAGCAGAGTCAATCACAACCACAGCAACCGACTAGCACTTCGAATCAGAGCGGTGCGTCGACGCTGATGCCGCAAGCACCGTCGCCGTTCAGCGTGACTATGCAGCCGCAAAGTAATCAACAGCAAACACAGCAACAGTTCAGCAATAGTCGACCTTTATCGGTGTCGACGCCCAGCGACAGCGGTATCAGCACATCAACACCTCAAACAATACCACCTCCCGTGTCCAGCGGGCCTAGTCCCGGTCCGGCGACGACATCGAACGGACCTCAGTCTACAACTTCCACACCCAACACACCGTTAGTTCCTTCGTTGATGACTCCGAACCAGACAGTCTCTTCCGCCAACCAAACACCACCACATCCAGGTACCACGCCGTCACCGGCTGGTCTCGCTAGCCTCGGAAAAGGCATGACATCACAGGAACGTGCTGCTTTGAACGCGCCGAGGGCTTCGTCCCGATCCTCTCAGATGGCCGCCATCGCGTCTGCCTTAGACCGTGATAATTCTCCTAGTCCACCGATGAATAACAATAAGGGTAAACTAGACTCCATCAAGGAGGAGAACATGAAGATGGAGATCGAACAAGATGACGGTTCCGATGGCCATCGAATGGACGGCGGAAAAAGCGTGAATAACGAAGTGCCGATCAAGTCCGAAATCAAAACAGAACCGATGGAGGAAGGACCTGGTGAAGGTATTGTTAAAGAGGAGGCTTCCGGAATCAAGGAAGAACCAATGACGCCAATGTCTGGTCAGGATGCAACCGCACCTGATATCAAACCAATGGTTCCCGAACCGATACAACCGAGCGGTACCTCCGCGGATAAGAAACGGTTGTGCTTGTTCAAGCCAGACGAGCTGCGTCAAGCACTGATGCCTACCTTGGAAAAGCTCTACCGTCAAGATCCAGAATCTATACCATTCAGGCAACCGGTGGATCCACAAGCACTAGGAATCCCGGATTATTTCGACATCGTTAAGAAACCGATGGATCTGTCCACGATCAAGAGGAAACTCGACACGGGTCAGTATAGCGACCCGTGGGAGTACGTTGACGACGTGTGGATGATGTTCGACAACGCGTGGCTATATAATCGTAAGACGTCGCGAGTGTACAGATATTGTACTAAG TTATCAGAAGTTTTCGAGCAGGAGATAGATCCTGTGATGCAGGCCCTGGGCTATTGTTGCGGAAGGAAGTACACGTTCAATCCGCAGGTTTTATGTTGTTACGGGAAACAACTTTGTACGATACCCAGGGACGCGAAGTACTACTCCTATCAGAATAG ATACACCTTCTGTCAGAAATGTTTCAACGACATTCCTGGTGACACTGTGACATTGGGAGATGATCCAACGCAACCTCAGAC TGCTATTAAAAAGGAACAGTTCCAGGAAATGAAGAACGATCACTTGGAATTGGAACCTTTCGTCGTGTGTACAGACTGCGGTAGAAAAGTGCATCAGATCTGCGTGCTTCATATGGAGTCCATTTGGCCTCTAGg GTTCACTTGTGATAATTGTTTGAAGAAGAAAGGACAAAAGCGTAAAGAGAATAAGTTCAACGCGAAACGCTTGCCAGTGACGAAGTTAGGAACTTACATAGAAACGCGAGTGAATAACTTTTTGAAGAAAAAGGAAGCCGGCGCTGGTGAGGTCGCGATTAGGGTTGTGGCGTCCAGCGACAAGGTGGTGGAGGTCAAACCTGGCATGAGGAGCAGATTCGTGGAGAACGGTGACATGCCCGGCGAATTTCCGTACAGGGCAAAAGCCTTGTTTGCATTTGAGGAGGTCGACGGCACGGACGTTTGCTTTTTCGGCATGCATGTGCAGGAATATGGCAGCGAGTGCACGCCACCTAATACCAGAAGAGTCTATATCGCTTACTTGGATTCTGTACACTTTTTCCGGCCTAGACAGTTTCGCACAGCGGTCTACCACGAGATACTTCTTGGGTATTTGGACTACGCAAAACAGCTTGG ATATACCATGGCTCACATTTGGGCTTGTCCGCCTTCCGAAGGAGATGATTACATCTTTCACTGCCATCCGCAAGAGCAAAAGATTCCAAAGCCTAAAAGATTGCAGGAATGGTACAAGAAAATGTTGGACAAAGGCATGGTCGAGAGGATTGTACTGGATTACAAA GACATTTTAAAACAAGCGATGGAAGACAAACTTTCATCCGCCGCCGATTTACCGTATTTCGAGGGTGATTTCTGGCCAAATGTCTTGGAAGAAAGTATCAAGGAGTTGGATCAAGAGGAAGAAGAGAAACGCAAACAGGCAGAAGCTGCGGAAGCTGCTGCTGCTAATGCG ATTTTCTCAATGTCGGAAGATTCTGAGACAGGTCCCGATGGCAAGAAAAAGGGACAAAAGAAAGCCAAAAAGTCGAATAAATCCAAAGCGAATCAaagaaaaaatagtaaaaagtcTAATACTCCGCAAACAGGGAATGATCTCTCGGCAAAAATATTTGCGACCATGGAGAAGCATAAAGAAGTATTCTTTGTTATCAGGTTGCATAGCGCTCAAAGTGCAGCCAGTTTAGCA CCGATTCAAGATCCTGACCCCGTTATCAACTGTGACCTTATGGATGGTCGCGACGCTTTCCTCACGATGGCTAGAGAAAGACATTACGAGTTCTCTTCTTTGAGGCGTGCGAAGTTTAGTTCTATGTCCATGTTGTACGAACTGCACAACCAGGGCCAAGataaatttgtttatacttGTAATAATTGTAAGAGTCATGTAGAAACAAGGTACCACTGTACGGTTTGTGAT GATTTTGACCTATGTATAAGTTGTAAAGAAAAGGATGGTCATCCTCATCATATGGAGAAACTTGGTTTAGATTTGGATGATGGTTCATCGCCGGCCGATGCCAAGCAAGCAAATCCTCAG GAGGCGCGCAAACTGTCGATACAAAGATGTATTCAATCACTGGTGCATGCGTGTCAGTGCAGAGACGCCAACTGTCGACTACCCAGTTGTCAGAAGATGAAGAGAGTAGTGACGCATACGAAGATTTGCAAGCGAAAGACGAACGGTGGTTGTCCAATATGTAAACAATTGATCGCGTTATGCTGCTACCACGCTAAACACTGCCAGGAGACTAAATGTCTCGTCCCATTCTGTTCGAATATCAAACACAAGCTGAAGCAACAACAGCTTCAGCAAAGGTTACAGCAAGCGCAATTGTTAAG AAGGAGAATGGCTGTGATGAATACAAGACCGACAGGTCCAGTCGGTGCAATGCAAAGTGGTCAACAGACATCCAATGTTACTATGCCAACTGGCGTTGCTATGAAACCAGGAGTCAGTCCTACGAATTTACCCTCGCCGCATCAAGCCGGAATAGGATTGAAGCCTGGAACACAAACTCCACCCGCACACGTCCTCCAGGTTGTTAAACAGGTGCAAGAAGAAGCTGCTAGGCAACAGGCACCGCATGTTAATTATGGAAAGGTGACACCTGGTGGTGGAGTTGGCGTCGGAGTCGGCGTAGGAGGACAAACGGGCGGGGTGATGCCTCCACCACAAATGCAACGACCAATGCCCGTCCAAATGCCAAATCCCGGCGGTACTCATCTTATTCCAATGGATCAGTGGACACCAAG TAGGTATCAGCCGAATGCAGTAATGCAACAAAGTCCAGGTTTGAGGCAGCAAACACCGCAGCAGTTGatgcagcagcaacagcaacaccaAGGACAACCGGTGTTAGGAATGGGAGGACAGATGCCTAGACAGCCTGGCATAATCGGTGCTCCCGTCAGTCAAGTGGGCTCGCAGGCCCAGAACACCGCGATGCACAAGCAAGTGTTGCAACAGTTGATGCAAACGCTGAAGAATCCCCACACGCCCGAGCAACAAAACCAAATACTACAAATACTCAAAAGCAATCCACCGATAATGGCTGCGTTCATCAAGCAACGG gcGCTTGCCCTTCAGCAACAAAGTGGTGGTCAATACGGTGGAGGAGTCGCCGGACCTCTGGGTCCTAATCAGCCGCAACAGCAACCAAGTTTGCAGCATATGATGTCCCAGCAGCAGcaccagcaacagcaacaacagcagcagcagcatcaacagcagcagcaacagcagcaaggTAGAATGCAGATACAAGCAATGTTGaaccagcagcagcagcagcagcaacaacaacagcagcaaccgGTTCAGCAGCAGCCGCAATGGTATAAACAGCAGATGCTTGTGATGCAGAGACAACAACAGgctcagcagcagcagcaacaacagcagcagcagcaacaacaacaacaacagcaacagcaaccgTTCACGCAACCACCTGCACCTCCTTACGGTCAACAACGACCGATAAGGCCGTCCCTTCTCG GTTACGGTGGCTTTAGTGAACAAGGCTACGGTCAGCCGGGTTTAAAGCCGACGCCGCCACCGATACCCTCCCCGCAGGGCGTGATGGGGCCGCCGGGGATCTCTGTACAGCAACAGCTCATGCAGTCAGTTCGGTCTCCGCCGCCCATTCGATCTCCTCAACCGAATCCCTCGCCGCGAGCGGTTCCATCCCCGCGCAATCAACCAGTTCCTTCGCCTCGATCGGGGCCGGTGCCATCGCCACACCACCACCCACCCCACGGCACGCCGACCCACTCACCTGCCCATGAGCTCGGTGGGCCCAGCGAGATGATGCTCTCGCAGCTAAATGGCGGCACGGGGGCCCCGACCGGACATCCGGGCGCTATGCCGCATCACCCGTCGCCGGCGCCGCCGCCGACCAGCGGCGCGGACTCCAGTGAAGTGACGCCAATGACACCACAAGACCAACTCTCCAAGTTCGTCGAAGGATTGTAG